A stretch of the Planctomycetota bacterium genome encodes the following:
- a CDS encoding sugar phosphate isomerase/epimerase, which yields MDRRQFLKTSLVGAGMMAGLRVAGDAMAEEKAAEKPLKQGVLKLCSQDGKIPGGSLKEKAENILKFGGCGLEFGGLSVERARQIKQELAGTGVGVAALCVARFSLLHPDAAENAKGLERLKEMLTAAGEAGSTGVIVVPAFNRDPQLEGDEGRKRLLDTLPALGEHAVKCGTRVLLEPLNKGEAHFLNRLADAADICRKINSPGICLMGDFYHMCKEETDDEQAILAADGLLHHVHLASRIRWLPGQDHLKEPDKPERSFVAGFRGLKKIGYQDYCSLECHVEGDPMVEIPKSFAFLKSEWEKATV from the coding sequence ATGGATCGTCGGCAATTTCTGAAGACCTCGCTGGTGGGCGCCGGTATGATGGCCGGACTCCGCGTGGCGGGCGATGCGATGGCCGAGGAAAAAGCAGCGGAGAAACCCTTGAAACAAGGGGTCCTGAAACTCTGCAGCCAGGACGGCAAAATTCCCGGCGGCAGCCTCAAGGAAAAGGCCGAGAACATCCTCAAGTTCGGCGGATGCGGCCTCGAATTTGGCGGCCTGAGCGTCGAACGGGCCAGGCAGATCAAGCAGGAACTGGCGGGCACCGGCGTCGGCGTGGCCGCCCTGTGTGTCGCACGGTTCTCGCTGCTGCACCCCGACGCCGCCGAGAACGCCAAGGGCCTCGAGCGCCTCAAAGAAATGCTGACGGCCGCGGGCGAGGCCGGGTCCACCGGCGTCATCGTCGTGCCGGCCTTCAACCGCGACCCGCAACTCGAGGGCGACGAGGGCCGCAAACGCCTCCTCGACACGCTGCCGGCCCTCGGCGAACACGCGGTCAAGTGCGGCACGCGGGTGCTCCTGGAGCCGCTCAACAAGGGCGAGGCCCACTTTCTGAACCGTCTGGCCGACGCCGCCGACATTTGCCGGAAAATCAACAGCCCCGGCATCTGCTTGATGGGCGACTTCTATCATATGTGCAAAGAAGAAACCGACGACGAGCAGGCGATCCTGGCGGCCGACGGCCTGCTGCACCACGTCCACCTGGCCAGCCGCATCCGCTGGCTCCCGGGCCAGGACCACCTGAAGGAGCCCGACAAGCCGGAGCGGAGTTTCGTCGCCGGGTTCCGGGGCCTGAAGAAGATCGGCTACCAGGACTATTGCAGCCTCGAATGCCATGTCGAGGGCGACCCGATGGTCGAGATTCCGAAATCGTTCGCGTTTCTGAAGAGTGAGTGGGAAAAGGCGACGGTGTAA